A stretch of Henckelia pumila isolate YLH828 chromosome 4, ASM3356847v2, whole genome shotgun sequence DNA encodes these proteins:
- the LOC140864587 gene encoding uncharacterized protein isoform X1 has protein sequence MAPNKIIAICQSGGEFETDAEGLLSYKGGDAHAMEVDDAMKFNDFKLEVSEMFNCDIGTMCIKYFCPGNKKTLISISNAKDLKRMIKIHDNCDTVDIYVMTKEIVAPVNSNMLGSRSSRTTLSESDVPVSGSPTILSHIVDDINEPCLMLDASFDVVGDANYDDAHIDVATEMPAAVADEMPLPISVAGSSNIKLAKAAEQWQNTITGVGQRFNSVHEFREALRKYAIAHQFSLKYKKNENLRVTVNCKAEGCPWRIHASRLSTTPLFCIKKMNPIHTCEGSTVKTGCKATRSWVASIIKEKLKVFPNYKPKDIVDDIKQEYGIQLNYCQAWRCKETAKEQLQGSYKHAYNQLPFFCDKIMETNPGSLATFATKEDSSFHRLFVCFHASSYGFERGCRPLLFLDSVYLNSKYQGTLLAATAADGDDGCFPVAFAVVDSETDENWYWFLKQLKSALSTCHGLTFVADREKGLRRSIDEVFQGENVCHGFCLHYLSEQLARDLKGQISHEMKRLIVEDFYGAAHAPTPESFHRCMESVKNTSLDAYNWIMQSEPVHWANAFFDGARYNHMDSNFGELFYSWVSDAHELPITQMVDTIRVKIMETIYSRSKECDEWLTRLTPSMERKMENENLKIRNLQVLLSAGNRFEVRGDSVESVDVDNCDCSCKGWQLTGLPCCHAVAVINCLGRDPYDYCSKYLTTDSYKVTYSESVHPISNVDVPQQKGNSQLAVTVTPPTRRPPGRPSLKKVGSQDGGKRVLQCSRCKGTGHNKSSCKELLLDC, from the exons ATGGCCCCAAACAAAATTATTGCCATCTGTCAGTCCGGTGGTGAATTTGAGACTGATGCAGAAGGCTTACTATCCTACAAAGGTGGTGATGCGCATGCTATGGAAGTTGATGATGCAATGAAGTTTAACGATTTCAAATTGGAGGTTTCTGAGATGTTTAACTGTGACATTGGTACCATGTGCATCAAATATTTCTGTCCCGGGAACAAGAAGACCCTTATCAGCATATCCAATGCCAAAGACCTTAAGCGGATGATTAAAATCCATGATAACTGTGACACTGTCGATATATACGTTATGACTAAAGAAATTGTTGCCCCTGTTAACTCCAACATGCTGGGGAGTAG GTCAAGCAGGACAACTTTGTCAGAATCTGATGTTCCAGTCTCTGGATCCCCTACTATACTGAGCCATATTGTGGATGACATTAATGAGCCTTGTCTCATGCTTGACGCCTCCTTTGATGTGGTTGGCGATGCTAATTATGATGATGCCCATATTGACGTGGCAACAGAAATGCCTGCGGCTGTAGCTGATGAAATGCCTCTACCTATTTCTGTCGCTGGTTCCTCTAATATAAAGCTCGCTAAAGCTGCAGAACAATGGCAGAACACTATTACGGGAGTGGGCCAAAGATTCAACAGTGTACATGAATTCCGTGAAGCATTGCGTAAATATGCCATCGCCCATCAGTTTTCTTTGAAGTACAAAAAGAATGAAAATCTTCGTGTAACTGTAAATTGCAAGGCAGAGGGTTGCCCTTGGAGAATTCACGCTTCTAGGTTGTCAACCACCCCATTGTTTTGCATTAAAAAAATGAATCCGATACATACATGTGAAGGTTCCACTGTAAAAACAGGGTGTAAGGCGACAAGAAGTTGGGTTGCTAGCATCATCAAAGAGAAACTGAAAGTTTTTCCCAACTATAAGCCTAAGGACATTGTTGACGACATCAAACAGGAATATGGAATCCAACTAAACTACTGTCAAGCATGGCGTTGTAAAGAAACTGCTAAGGAGCAGCTTCAGGGTTCTTATAAACATGCTTATAATCAGTTACCATTTTTCTGTGACAAGATAATGGAAACAAATCCAGGAAGTCTGGCCACTTTTGCCACTAAGGAAGACTCGAGCTTTCATCGCCTGTTTGTTTGCTTTCATGCTTCTTCATATGGTTTTGAACGAGGCTGCCGCCCTTTGCTTTTCCTAGATAGTGTATATTTGAACTCCAAATATCAAGGAACGCTGCTGGCTGCCACGGCTGCTGATGGGGACGATGGATGTTTCCCTGTTGCTTTTGCTGTTGTAGACTCAGAAACCGATGAAAACTGGTATTGGTTCTTAAAGCAGCTAAAATCTGCACTTTCGACGTGTCATGGCTTAACTTTTGTGGCAGATAGAGAGAAGGGACTCAGACGATCAATAGACGAAGTTTTTCAGGGCGAGAATGTTTGCCATGGCTTCTGCCTGCACTATCTATCGGAGCAACTCGCTAGAGATTTGAAGGGTCAGATTTCTCATGAAATGAAGCGACTTATTGTTGAAGATTTTTACGGAGCAGCTCATGCTCCTACACCGGAAAGCTTCCATAGGTGCATGGAAAGTGTGAAAAACACTTCTCTAGATGCATATAACTGGATCATGCAAAGTGAGCCGGTTCACTGGGCCAATGCCTTCTTTGATGGTGCTAGATACAACCACATGGATTCGAATTTTGGGGAGCTGTTCTATAGTTGGGTATCTGATGCACACGAATTACCCATAACTCAAATGGTTGACACAATACGTGTTAAGATCATGGAAACAATCTATTCTCGCAGCAAAGAATGTGACGAATGGCTCACAAGGTTAACTCCATCTATGGAGAGAAAGATGGAAAATGAAAACCTTAAAATCAGAAATCTTCAGGTATTATTATCTGCTGGAAACAGATTCGAGGTACGAGGGGATTCCGTAGAATCTGTTGATGTCGATAATTGTGACTGTTCCTGTAAGGGTTGGCAGCTTACTGGATTACCTTGCTGCCATGCAGTTGCTGTGATTAACTGTCTTGGTCGCGACCCGTATGATTACTGTTCCAAATACTTAACAACTGATAGCTACAAAGTGACTTATTCAGAATCTGTGCATCCTATTTCAAACGTGGATGTACCTCAACAAAAGGGTAATTCTCAGTTGGCTGTGACGGTAACCCCTCCAACTCGTCGTCCTCCAGGCCGGCCTTCTCTTAAGAAAGTTGGCTCACAGGATGGGGGAAAACGTGTACTCCAATGCAGTAGGTGCAAGGGTACAGGGCACAACAAGTCGTCGTGCAAAGAGTTATTGCTGGATTGCTAG
- the LOC140864587 gene encoding uncharacterized protein isoform X2, translated as MLDASFDVVGDANYDDAHIDVATEMPAAVADEMPLPISVAGSSNIKLAKAAEQWQNTITGVGQRFNSVHEFREALRKYAIAHQFSLKYKKNENLRVTVNCKAEGCPWRIHASRLSTTPLFCIKKMNPIHTCEGSTVKTGCKATRSWVASIIKEKLKVFPNYKPKDIVDDIKQEYGIQLNYCQAWRCKETAKEQLQGSYKHAYNQLPFFCDKIMETNPGSLATFATKEDSSFHRLFVCFHASSYGFERGCRPLLFLDSVYLNSKYQGTLLAATAADGDDGCFPVAFAVVDSETDENWYWFLKQLKSALSTCHGLTFVADREKGLRRSIDEVFQGENVCHGFCLHYLSEQLARDLKGQISHEMKRLIVEDFYGAAHAPTPESFHRCMESVKNTSLDAYNWIMQSEPVHWANAFFDGARYNHMDSNFGELFYSWVSDAHELPITQMVDTIRVKIMETIYSRSKECDEWLTRLTPSMERKMENENLKIRNLQVLLSAGNRFEVRGDSVESVDVDNCDCSCKGWQLTGLPCCHAVAVINCLGRDPYDYCSKYLTTDSYKVTYSESVHPISNVDVPQQKGNSQLAVTVTPPTRRPPGRPSLKKVGSQDGGKRVLQCSRCKGTGHNKSSCKELLLDC; from the coding sequence ATGCTTGACGCCTCCTTTGATGTGGTTGGCGATGCTAATTATGATGATGCCCATATTGACGTGGCAACAGAAATGCCTGCGGCTGTAGCTGATGAAATGCCTCTACCTATTTCTGTCGCTGGTTCCTCTAATATAAAGCTCGCTAAAGCTGCAGAACAATGGCAGAACACTATTACGGGAGTGGGCCAAAGATTCAACAGTGTACATGAATTCCGTGAAGCATTGCGTAAATATGCCATCGCCCATCAGTTTTCTTTGAAGTACAAAAAGAATGAAAATCTTCGTGTAACTGTAAATTGCAAGGCAGAGGGTTGCCCTTGGAGAATTCACGCTTCTAGGTTGTCAACCACCCCATTGTTTTGCATTAAAAAAATGAATCCGATACATACATGTGAAGGTTCCACTGTAAAAACAGGGTGTAAGGCGACAAGAAGTTGGGTTGCTAGCATCATCAAAGAGAAACTGAAAGTTTTTCCCAACTATAAGCCTAAGGACATTGTTGACGACATCAAACAGGAATATGGAATCCAACTAAACTACTGTCAAGCATGGCGTTGTAAAGAAACTGCTAAGGAGCAGCTTCAGGGTTCTTATAAACATGCTTATAATCAGTTACCATTTTTCTGTGACAAGATAATGGAAACAAATCCAGGAAGTCTGGCCACTTTTGCCACTAAGGAAGACTCGAGCTTTCATCGCCTGTTTGTTTGCTTTCATGCTTCTTCATATGGTTTTGAACGAGGCTGCCGCCCTTTGCTTTTCCTAGATAGTGTATATTTGAACTCCAAATATCAAGGAACGCTGCTGGCTGCCACGGCTGCTGATGGGGACGATGGATGTTTCCCTGTTGCTTTTGCTGTTGTAGACTCAGAAACCGATGAAAACTGGTATTGGTTCTTAAAGCAGCTAAAATCTGCACTTTCGACGTGTCATGGCTTAACTTTTGTGGCAGATAGAGAGAAGGGACTCAGACGATCAATAGACGAAGTTTTTCAGGGCGAGAATGTTTGCCATGGCTTCTGCCTGCACTATCTATCGGAGCAACTCGCTAGAGATTTGAAGGGTCAGATTTCTCATGAAATGAAGCGACTTATTGTTGAAGATTTTTACGGAGCAGCTCATGCTCCTACACCGGAAAGCTTCCATAGGTGCATGGAAAGTGTGAAAAACACTTCTCTAGATGCATATAACTGGATCATGCAAAGTGAGCCGGTTCACTGGGCCAATGCCTTCTTTGATGGTGCTAGATACAACCACATGGATTCGAATTTTGGGGAGCTGTTCTATAGTTGGGTATCTGATGCACACGAATTACCCATAACTCAAATGGTTGACACAATACGTGTTAAGATCATGGAAACAATCTATTCTCGCAGCAAAGAATGTGACGAATGGCTCACAAGGTTAACTCCATCTATGGAGAGAAAGATGGAAAATGAAAACCTTAAAATCAGAAATCTTCAGGTATTATTATCTGCTGGAAACAGATTCGAGGTACGAGGGGATTCCGTAGAATCTGTTGATGTCGATAATTGTGACTGTTCCTGTAAGGGTTGGCAGCTTACTGGATTACCTTGCTGCCATGCAGTTGCTGTGATTAACTGTCTTGGTCGCGACCCGTATGATTACTGTTCCAAATACTTAACAACTGATAGCTACAAAGTGACTTATTCAGAATCTGTGCATCCTATTTCAAACGTGGATGTACCTCAACAAAAGGGTAATTCTCAGTTGGCTGTGACGGTAACCCCTCCAACTCGTCGTCCTCCAGGCCGGCCTTCTCTTAAGAAAGTTGGCTCACAGGATGGGGGAAAACGTGTACTCCAATGCAGTAGGTGCAAGGGTACAGGGCACAACAAGTCGTCGTGCAAAGAGTTATTGCTGGATTGCTAG